caccctttgccataagacaatgtggtgtagagaagagtgatggagcctccttgatggcgatcccggcaactcccttggatggcttgtcatcatcatcatcagagcttgcatcggaatctcattcaacaaaataagcttggccatttttttcttcttgatgaacttcttcttcttcttttcatcatttttttgtcCTTTTTGTTCTTGTCatctttcttgtttggacaattgacaatgatatgacccacttcaccacattggaagtaagtcttgtccacaaaaggattttttcttgatgattgacctcttttgccaaagttcttcttgctcatcattctattgaatctcttaaCAAAGAGAgacatctcctcatccgattcttctttttggcacccactttcttcttcatttttgctatcttgagctttgaatgccacacttttctttttcatattaATTTCACcccccatgagcttcatcttgagatttcttgaacatgtcatgggtgagaacttctcccaatatttgtgtgggagttgcggtcttcacatttgaccttacaagcaAGGTCACAATtatgtcatatctttccggaagacatctaagaaacttgtggatGAAATCcgcatccggtacctcaaatccaagtcccttgaggttattcacaatgtcatttagccggttaaacatctcggctatactctcatccttcttcatggtaaattcactaaaattacccttaagcaaatataacttggcctccttcacacttgatgtgccctcatgaatttccatgagcttctcccatatgtcatttgcatttgtgaggctcttgactctattaaattcagtcacatcaagagcactaaagagcacattaaccccttgatcatttagtatctcattttcctcatctaggggtgtcaaattctttgagtccaaaatgacatatccatcacttactactctccatatCTTTCTaatcatggctttgagatgagccgacatcctagtcttccaataattataattgttcccatcaaagaacggtggcttcccaacatgaatcccattatcactagtcattattctactccaagatggttaaatcctcaATTAATGGAGCacttagctctgataccacttgtaggatcaagaacaccgactagaggggggtgaataggcggtttaaaatctaaaaccaataacactagagaaatttaattagtaacaaaggaaagccctatgtcatggtactactatctctagttaggtttgcaacctagggtgacaagatacaaatcaagctctagtaaagtaaattgctcaaagtaaaaaacaagaattaaagagaGTAAGAGAGGTAACTAAGCTTGACAcacgaatttatcccgtggtgtcgatgacttgccggtcacccctaatccacgttgaggtggattccaagaatcaaccgctcctctatcaagaacctcttgatcttgagccggcttgaatcaaggaaccgcaccacacctcgattccattagagttgctcttcaccactccggtgaggtgagcaccagacctctcacaaccaaattcggggctcctcaacaatttccttggaggagctctacgaaatcctcttctccaagcaatctatggagcggcaactcccaagagtaacaagtcgatgacgcttgcttgaagtttccctagtgccacaaagctcaaactcttgatgcaatgcactaggaagcctcacactctcaagaatgcaatctctaagtaagtgtgtgtgagagagggatgccttagctctatagtgtcaagtatgcagtccaaatggccaagagagtgacccaatggccgggcattgggtatatatatagacaacccttcaaaaactagctgttacactcttttctgcgaagtcgcggaccgtccgcggttcaaaaaccggaccgtccgccgttataaaccagtgagtcagagtgcatttaatgcgtgtcagaactagccgttacaggcctggcggactgtccgctccccagtgGCGGACTGTTCGCAGTTATGTGTTCAACACCACCAGAGatgaacatcgtctctggtacaactttgaaattagcTGGCAGACCGTCcgtgccccaggggcggaccgtccgcctttcaTCCTTGAAAatcaccagagacaacaatgtctctggtacaaattgtcaaatagccggcggaccgtctggTACGGGTGCGGACCGACCGCTCCCTAGGGAGAGGACTGTCCgcgcttgtgcagtcagctctcaaacttgttctttttcaaaaCTTGTCAAAGCGTCTTTAtccctcatgcatgcacctagacattttgagcaaaatgatactaaagacccgtcatgcacgagtacacaacccctcttaatagtacggctatctatccaacaaatccgatcacttttcatccactaaacgctttgtgaccggtaaaatacaaaagccctattttatacctttgccttgagctcgAGCTTTGCATATCATCTCTAAACTtcacacgttcacaaccaaatcccttttatccgtggatcaacctatgctcattatctcaaatgaaattgttaatcAACAaatcgttgtcattaattaccaaaactcgaattaggggcctagatgctttcaatctcgctccgccgcacgccgccgccggccccgcacgCATGTCCCCACAGCCTCGTCGCGTGCCCCATGCTTCCTTCGTGCCCTATCGgacctgcacgccgccgccggcccgcttgTGGCTCGCCAGTGCTGGAGAAGATATGGCTATTTGATATTGATCTAGGTTATGATAAATATTGAATCTATTAATATGTTGAAATAGTCTTTAAAAATTATTGAAGGTAGTATTTTCCAGCATGTTGATAAATGTGTTTTTGAGAATGTTGAAGATactattttgaaatatttttcgatTTTTCACAAAATGctgatttaattttttttgaattgttGAGTTAAGATCTCTAATTTGGGATATGTGTACTATTTCTATTGTCATTGGGCCTTATTAATAGGTTTTAAAGGTAGATGGCTTATCCACCTTGTGGAAGACATATACGAGCCCTCGGATCTCTGGATACCTATGAAACTTAACGTTGCTGTCCATGTTCCAActcaacatatatatatttcataAGTAGCTTTCCCTGTTGGTTGCTTCAGATTGTGTATAGGCAGAATCTCAAAATTAAGTAACTTTGATGCTTCTCTGAAGTTGCTTGCTACTTGATTTGCTCCATTGTACTGTACATGAGGCTGAACAGAACATTCAGGCTTTGGCAGTCCTGAAAACGGGCTTGGCATTTAGTCCGGTTTGCTTGTACTACATGGAATTGAAGCTGAGTAGCTGACTAATTATGCACACATCCATCCAGGGGAGGATTTGGAGCAGGggtatttcttcttcttcaggaAAAAAAACTGACGGTAAAAATCTAAGGCAGACGCAGCCAGATGAGCCGTGTCCATCAGCATCCTTCAGATGCAGGCGTTCGTATTCCGAAGAGAACCCTTCTGTTTACTCAACTGCTCGCCTTGATTGTTCTGCATGAGTTGGTTGGTTTATTCCTCTGATTTTCCTAGTTGGGGCTATGGTCTGCTGGTGGTGGGCAGATATTTGGAGGAGGTTCTGAGATGCCGTTGCCTATTGTGGTGCTGTGCTGTGTGGTGCCTGACGTTCTGCTGGACACAGGCAGCAAGGAAGGAAGCCGACAGACaaagaggagggaagggggaAGGTTAGCTCTAATCCCATCTTAACCCTTTGCAAATTTGTCAGATCCTGCGAGATACCAATCTCCAATCACAATATCAAGACCAAGAATTTTAGATAGCGATTCAATGAACCTTAAGATAGATTTCAGTTATGTTAGATGAATTAAGCCAATTTCTTTGATGAATTTCTGGGATTAATTGGTGAGGGATCTAAGCCTGGTCTAATGACGGAAGTTGTAAGTTTCATCGATATCCTTACAATGGCGCTGGTTTCATTCCCATCCGATTAGCTGTTTACGTGATATCCTCAAAACAGTGTTGCTGTTATGATAGCTCGAAAACATGTGCGCATGAACCTTTCGTCTATTTTCTACTAAGTTATAGCCAGATTTCGACCCAACTGCttaaatgaaagttgtaggaaattttcTGTAGATGTCCAAGATGTATTTACTTGCTACATTTGGTTAAGAAAATTAAGAGATACGATCAAAACAGTGAGCAGTTTAGTAGTTTAGTCGAACATCAGGACAAGAATTGAGAATCAACTGATGATGCAAATATCTCACACATTAACGTTACCACAATGAAAATTTTACCGATCAATGATAACACAAAAAGATACGGGCAAAGAGAAAGAgggcaaaaagaaagaagactGTAGCAAACTATCGCCCTGCAATTAATGATAGTTTTACTGATAAAACACCACTAgtagaaaaaaggaaaatgaacAAGACGAACTTCAGCAAAGaactcttgttttttttttttgaaggtcaccgggaggggagagagTGCCTCATGTTTCGGCAAAGAACTCTTGTTGGATGACGACGCATGGCATCAGTCTCAGCAACCACAAAGGCGGCGCACCAAATGGAGGGTAGACTCATTATCAATGTTATAGTACGCAAGGGTGCGCGAATCCTCCAGCTGTTTGCCGGCAAAGATGATGCGTTGATGTATGGGGCGGATGCCTTACATCTCATAGAGCTTCACCTTGATGCTGTTGACGGTATCTGAGCTCTCGGCTGTAAAAGTGATGGTGTTTTCTCTATCTAGCATCTTCACATAGATCTGCATATTGCCTCTTGGACATGGGTAGAGGACAAGGAGAAGGGTGGACTCCTTGCAAATGTTATATTCCGCCAAGGTGCGCTTTCCCTCTAGCTGTTCGTTGGCAAAGATAAGGCACTGCCGGCCCTTGGGAATCCCATCATTATTTTCAATCTTGTTCTTTATTTTGTCGATAGTATCTGAACTGTCGCAATCCACGGTGAAGGTCAAGCCTTGTAGTGGCTCCTTGACGTGGATTTGCATCTTCTCCAGGAGATCAAGCGTGGATTGATGCTGAATGTTATAGTCAGCCAATGTAGTATGGTTATCCTCCATCCGCACTCCATCAAAGACAAGGTTGTGTTTTTCCATAATCTTCTTCTTAACATCATACAATGTTTCCTCAGGGTAGACTCTGAGGGAAATCTCATCCTGCCGCTGGGGCTCCTCACAAAGATCTGCATCCTGGATGAACACACCAAACATCACCAATTACTTTTATTGTAGGCCAAAAAATGCTTTGATTCAACTTTTAATTATTTACAAGCTAGACAATCTTTCCACACACTACAGGAATCGCAAGGTTCACCGTCGGCCGATTTAAGACCGTCGGGGCCGACGGTAATAATTAAATTATAGGCGTCGGTGGTCCTTCCCCGACGGTTATAATTTTATAACCGTCGGTTTCTGTTAAAGGCGTCGGCAGGCCGACGTTTTTAATTAAAACCGTCGGCTACGAGGGTCGGCCGACGGTAATAATTAAAACTGTCGGGTAGAGCCGACGGTTTTATCGCGGGACCCACCAGGCCGGAGTCGCTTTCCCCAATCTCTCCACACCGCGCCGAGGGTCGCTTTCATTCCAATCTTCTCCACACCGCGCCAGGCCCGCCGACCGCGCCCAGTcttcgcccgcgcccgcgccgccgccaccgccgaccgcctgcgcccgcgccgccgcctccccgtccCTCTTCTCCACCGCGCGCGCGTGCCCGGCCCTCttctccgccgcctccatggcCAGCGTCCGTGCTGGCCCGCGTCGCTAGGGTTGACGGCGCGCGAGGGTgagcttggcggcggcgcgaggctgcTCGGCCTCGGCGAGCACGCCGTCCACCGGCATTGTTGACTCTCGgcctcgtccaccgcgcgcgcgcgtcCCCGGCCCTCTTCTCCGCCTCTCCCTGCCGGTCGTCGCGCCCAGAGGCAGGAGGGGCGCCGCCCATCCCCGGCTCGGCGACCGCTCCGTCCACCGCCCCCGTCGCCTCTGACCAACAGGCCCGACCGTcgtgccaccgctgccgcctctGCTGTTCGGGCACCGCCACCGTACCAAggtattttcttcttcttcttctctgtaTAGGTTACCTAATAATGTGAAAAGGGATTTAAACAATATGCATCACCAACACATGTTTGTTGTAGTTTTGATTTGTTGTAGTTTTGAAAATGGGTTGCTCGATTTGTTGTATAGGTTCTCGATTTGTTGTAGTTTTGAAAATGGGTGACGACCGTAAGGCGATGTATGATGGATGGAGTCGAACTGGCGAGCATACTATGGAATGGGCTCGTATCGCAAATGCTTTCATGACCCAAGCCTTTGCCAGTGGTTGTACTGTTGCGAAGTGCCCGTGTAAGAATTGCAAGAATCGTCTACGTCAGTATAGACATGAAATACAGGTTCACCTTTGCAAGGACGGATTTATGCCTGAGTACCTGGTGTGGCACGAGCATGGGGAGCTGGAGCATGCCAGTGAGTCAGACGGAAACGATGATGAAGATCAGATGGATGAGATGATAGCAGATGTTGGTAGGGAGTACGAAAAGGAGTCACCGCCGGAGGAGGTACAGAAGTTTTTCAGTCTTCTTGCCGCCTCAGATGAAAAAGTGCATGAAGGTACCAATGTGACCGTTCTGCAGGCGGTGACACGCCTTATGGCGATGAAGTCCAAGTACAATTTCGCGAACAAttgctacaatggtatcttGAAGCTGATCATTGATCTCCTTCCCTCAAATCATAAGATGCCGAAAGACCTATACCAATCTAAGAAGATTTTGGCCGGTCTGGGCATGAATTATGAGAAGATTGATGCGTGCGAAAATAATTGCATGCTATTTTGGAAGGAACACGAGAACGATACTCATTGTATGCATTGCAATGCGTCCAGATATGTGGAGGTCGTGAGTGATGATGGAGAGAAAGTAACTACAAAAGTATCGGTCAAACAACTTCGGTACATGCCTATCACGCCAAGGCTTAAACGGTTGTATCTGTCCCAAGAAACAGCAAAGCAGATGAGGTGGCATTCCGAAGGTAAACGTGAGAGCGAGGACAAAGATATTATGGTGCATCCTTCAGATGGCGCAGCTTGGCAAGCTCTGGACCGTTTTGATCCGGAGTTTGCAAAAGACTCCAGAAATGTTCGTCTTGGGTTGTCAACAGATGGTTTCACTCCTTTCAGCACCAGCAATAGCCCTTATTCTTGTTGGCCTGTTTTTATCATGCCCTACAATCTGCCTCCCAACATGTGCATGAAAGAAGGATATATATTCCTCGCGGCCATCATTCCTGGTCATAAACATCCGGGGAAGAAAATCAATGTGTTTATGCAGCCATTGATTGAAGAGTTGAAAGAGCTGTGGCAAGGGGTAAAGGCATATGACAGCCATAAAAAATGTGA
This genomic interval from Panicum virgatum strain AP13 chromosome 8K, P.virgatum_v5, whole genome shotgun sequence contains the following:
- the LOC120643897 gene encoding uncharacterized protein LOC120643897, producing the protein MAMKSKYNFANNCYNGILKLIIDLLPSNHKMPKDLYQSKKILAGLGMNYEKIDACENNCMLFWKEHENDTHCMHCNASRYVEVVSDDGEKVTTKVSVKQLRYMPITPRLKRLYLSQETAKQMRWHSEGKRESEDKDIMVHPSDGAAWQALDRFDPEFAKDSRNVRLGLSTDGFTPFSTSNSPYSCWPVFIMPYNLPPNMCMKEGYIFLAAIIPGHKHPGKKINVFMQPLIEELKELWQGVKAYDSHKKCEFTLRAAYLYSIHDLLAYGIWAGWCVHGKLCCPICMADTDAIWLKYGKKSVSLIAIDDSFLLTIQRGEIFNHSEKAGRLQKDHLVD